A stretch of the Aegilops tauschii subsp. strangulata cultivar AL8/78 chromosome 4, Aet v6.0, whole genome shotgun sequence genome encodes the following:
- the LOC109757930 gene encoding protein FAR1-RELATED SEQUENCE 5 — protein sequence MKGMPQVGMFFESSEEAWLFWRAYGGRVGFDVRKRYNNVSKFDGKVTSCRFVCANEGHRKKGQREFIQKCFRAQTRTDCKARMSLTLDQESENLEITDVVLEHNHLLHLPQTRHLMASQRKISEFQAFEIEAADDSGIRPQAAYELATRQVGGPLNLGYTPRDHRNHLQSKRQRELAFGQAGSMLKYFQDKIVENPSFQYALQLDCEENISNIFWADAKMMLDYAHFGDVVTFDTTFGTNKEYRPFGVFLGLNQFRETKVFGAALMFDETLASFKWLFKTFLGAHNGRQPRTIYTDQDYAMGRAVEDVFTEAYHGLCTFHIMQNAVKHLSPIKGEDEDEGEEKEEGEDKD from the coding sequence ATGAAGGGGATGCCTCAAGTTGGCATGTTCTTTGAAAGTTCAGAGGAGGCTTGGCTGTTTTGGAGAGCATATGGTGGTCGTGTTGGCTTTGATGTGAGGAAAAGGTACAACAATGTGAGCAAATTTGATGGTAAGGTAACCTCTTGCAGATTTGTTTGTGCCAATGAAGGTCATCGCAAAAAGGGGCAAAGAGAATTCATTCAGAAGTGCTTTAGAGCTCAAACAAGAACTGATTGCAAAGCTCGGATGAGTCTTACATTGGATCAAGAGTCCGAAAACTTGGAAATCACTGATGTAGTTCTTGAACATAATCACCTCCTTCACTTGCCACAAACCCGCCACCTGATGGCTTCCCAAAGGAAAATTTCAGaatttcaagcttttgaaatcGAAGCCGCGGATGATTCTGGAATTAGGCCTCAAGCTGCATATGAGCTTGCTACTCGTCAAGTTGGTGGACCACTTAATCTCGGATACACTCCTCGTGATCACAGAAATCATTTGCAAAGCAAGAGGCAGAGGGAGTTGGCTTTTGGTCAGGCGGGCAGCATGTTAAAGTATTTTCAAGACAAAATTGTTGAAAATCCATCATTTCAATATGCTTTGCAACTAGATTGTGAGGAGAATATATCAAACATTTTCTGGGCTGATGCTAAAATGATGTTAGACTATGCACACTTTGGCGATGTTGTCACATTTGACACTACTTTTGGCACAAACAAGGAATATAGGCCATTTGGTGTTTTTCTTGGGCTCAATCAGTTTAGGGAGACTAAAGTTTTTGGTGCTGCACTGATGTTTGACGAAACATTAGCCTCATTCAAATGGCTCTTTAAAACTTTCCTAGGTGCGCATAATGGAAGACAACCAAGAACTATTTATACCGATCAAGATTATGCAATGGGTAGAGCTGTAGAGGATGTGTTCACAGAAGCATATCATGGACTGTGTACATTTCATATAATGCAAAATGCTGTCAAACATCTATCTCCGATTAAGGGTGAAGACGAAGATGAGGGTGAAGAGAAAGAGGAGGGTGAAGACAAAGATTAA
- the LOC109757942 gene encoding arogenate dehydratase 2, giving the protein MASMTTPRLPFLPARTRSAVAATSSSSPSSPLPRRSIKCSSSTNANSAPLPSTSRQPRAPVADGVGSADLNGLRAPPIPVADSPLPAYRDPHGLPRPLTSADLMESSGEGLKVAYQGFPGAYSEAAAKKAYPNCQTVPCEHFDTAFQAVQNWIVDRAVLPLENTLGGSIHRNYDLLLRHELHIVGEVRLAVRHCLLANRGVKIGNLRNVISHPQALAQCEHTLTELGIEHRQAVDDTAGAAKLVAEQMLQDTGAVASSLAAELYGLDILAENIQDEKVNVTRFMMLAREPIIPRVDKPFKTSIVFSLEEGPGQLFKALAVFALREINLTKIESRPHKKRPFRVADDAFSTRVKYFDYLFYVDLEASMADPKTQNALRNLEEFATFLRVLGSYPTDVSEA; this is encoded by the exons atGGCCTCCATGACCACACCTCGGCTCCCCTTCCTCCCCGCCCGAACCcgctccgccgtcgccgccacctCCTCTTCGTCCCCCTCCTCCCCGCTACCACGCCGCTCCATCAAATGCAGCAGCTCCACCAACGCTAACTCGGCCCCCCTCCCTTCCACATCGCGGCAGCCCCGGGCGCCCGTGGCGGACGGCGTAGGGTCCGCCGACCTCAACGGCCTCCGGGCCCCGCCTATACCTGTCGCGGACTCCCCTCTACCCGCGTACCGCGATCCGCACGGGCTGCCTC GGCCTCTCACTAGTGCGGATCTGATGGAGTCGAGCGGGGAGGGGCTCAAGGTTGCCTACCAG GGCTTCCCTGGAGCGTACAGCGAGGCTGCAGCAAAGAAGGCCTATCCAAATTGCCAGACAGTGCCCTGTGAGCACTTTGATACTGCATTTCAG GCTGTTCAAAACTGGATAGTTGATAGGGCGGTACTGCCACTTGAGAATACTCTGGGTGGTAGTATACATCGGAACTATGACCTTTTACTTCGGCATGAGCTGCACATAGTTGGAGAGGTTCGCCTTGCAGTTCGGCATTGCTTGTTAGCCAATCGTGGAGTGAAGATCGGAAACCTAAGAAATGTCATCAGTCATCCCCAG GCTCTTGCGCAATGTGAGCATACGCTGACAGAGTTAGGAATTGAACATAGACAGGCTGTTGATGACACTGCTGGTGCAGCAAAG TTAGTCGCAGAACAAATGCTCCAAGATACTGGTGCTGTTGCCAGTTCATTAGCTGCTGAACTTTATGGACTCGATATTCTTGCTGAAAATATTCAG GACGAAAAAGTCAATGTCACCCGTTTTATGATGCTTGCTCGGGAACCTATTATACCTCGGGTTGATAAACCATTCAAG ACTAGTATTGTGTTTTCACTTGAAGAAGGACCTGGACAGCTCTTCAAGGCACTTGCAGTTTTTGCACTGAGGGAAATCAACCTCACCAAG ATAGAAAGCCGTCCACACAAGAAAAGGCCTTTTCGTGTAGCTGATGATGCTTTCTCCACGCGAGTCAA GTACTTCGACTACCTGTTTTATGTCGACCTTGAGGCGTCTATGGCTGATCCAAAAACTCAGAATGCTCTCAGAAATTTGGAG GAGTTTGCAACTTTTTTAAGAGTCCTGGGGAGCTATCCTACAGACGTGAGCGAAGCTTGA